From Deltaproteobacteria bacterium, the proteins below share one genomic window:
- a CDS encoding response regulator, whose product MDEGALNRSGTPEADASITIADESVRILCVDDEKGVLRSIERVFLDEEYEILKATSGKEGLQILKEVSPIQIVLSDYRMPEMNGVDFLREVCKGWPETVRIVLSGYADTVAVVEAVNEGQIYKFLAKPWNDDELRFAVSNALERYFLYQKNRRLTEELQKRNNELASMNENLEQRVEQRTEDLLLRNRVLSVSQHLLQSLPVGVLGLDMEGLIVYCNDQGEKIFPGKVGEIIGKERTAFFSEPLNAFIDKIREKTCASGRLQLHEVVLRLKGAVVKHEGNQEGIVVVVEEESGNG is encoded by the coding sequence ATGGATGAGGGCGCGCTGAACCGTTCAGGGACACCCGAGGCGGACGCGTCGATTACGATTGCCGACGAATCGGTCCGGATCCTTTGCGTCGACGACGAGAAGGGGGTCCTCCGTTCGATCGAACGGGTCTTCCTCGACGAAGAGTACGAGATCCTGAAGGCGACTTCAGGAAAAGAGGGATTGCAGATCTTAAAGGAGGTTTCTCCCATTCAGATCGTTCTCTCCGACTACCGGATGCCGGAGATGAACGGTGTCGATTTCCTTCGCGAGGTTTGCAAGGGATGGCCCGAAACGGTCCGAATTGTCCTCTCCGGTTATGCCGATACGGTGGCGGTGGTAGAGGCGGTCAACGAGGGGCAGATCTACAAATTTTTGGCCAAGCCCTGGAATGACGATGAGCTGAGATTCGCCGTTTCCAATGCGCTGGAGCGTTATTTTCTCTATCAGAAGAACCGGCGGCTTACCGAGGAATTGCAGAAACGTAACAATGAACTCGCTTCCATGAATGAGAATCTCGAACAGAGGGTGGAGCAAAGAACAGAGGATTTGCTCCTTCGAAACCGGGTTCTCTCCGTCTCCCAGCATCTCCTCCAGAGTCTTCCCGTGGGGGTGCTTGGCCTCGATATGGAGGGACTGATTGTCTATTGCAACGATCAAGGGGAAAAAATCTTTCCCGGGAAGGTTGGAGAGATTATCGGAAAGGAACGGACCGCCTTCTTCTCGGAGCCCTTGAACGCTTTTATCGACAAGATCAGGGAGAAGACTTGTGCCTCCGGCAGGTTGCAACTTCACGAAGTTGTGCTGCGGCTCAAGGGGGCGGTGGTCAAGCATGAGGGAAACCAGGAGGGGATCGTAGTGGTGGTCGAAGAGGAGAGCGGCAATGGTTGA
- a CDS encoding PAS domain S-box protein, translated as MRLVNKIWLGYGVVLLALLLVLVGFRYNSSIHGNYRQAAERNLQINETLADLKVAGLRIVTSTNEAVVIQLEQPKNAARPGSALDEEKRVFDQGIAPFRAALQRYDNYVGLWHRHERPIFQEIQSSGEKLIQVNAEYASLVTKESPAEVILKAKKDSEEAEQKFLAAVDAAIARHQGEFLQQKREMELRAARYFYVVLICCLFLFLVVLSAGRTIAKRISRPIEELRMAALQIGRGELDVRVEVRGRDEIGLLGETFNRMASDLKLFRDALRESGEFARTVLNSVPDAISIIDPADYTIVGVNRVFLQESGRTEEDVIGKPCHLVTHGTSEPCTAFHKECPLREVMKTGEHVVFEHTHGEGEQGRTVEVAASPIRDEEGKIVRIVHVSRDITERKQTEQELLEKHLELQEMYRMVEGSRREWEVTMDALGEMIILIDGEEKVRRYNRAFRLFTGLSGEELDGAGWNRFLTNTDIRVGTVFGEGGMEFFHLPTKQWFVLNSSPYKDPESGLSGTVITIHNSTELKYMADELEEINRRVEKERTELQSALDQLSALIHGVIREKNFNTRFSNPHMVRCHEVKNCTQKNCPCYGKDANRCWQVAGTFCGGEAQGEFAKKIKNCEECAVYQVATDDPIYRIGENFNNMMHILQVKNRELEQAYADLKSTQSQILQSEKMASIGQLAAGVAHEINNPMGFITSNLGTLEKYVGKLSEFIEAQSAFLKEAALPDVLTEIDEMWKKLKLDYVLEDIPELIEESLEGAERVKKIVQNLKSFSRVDQAECKMADLHDCLESTLNIVWNELKYKCTVTKEYGEIPRTQCHPQELNQVFMNLLVNAAQSIEKQGRITIRTESDAGMIRVKISDTGSGIPQDKLKRIFEPFFTTKEVGKGTGLGLSICYDIVKKHGGEIDVTSEVGKGTTFTVSIPVVAGKEMERVRAKEGVYG; from the coding sequence ATGAGATTGGTCAACAAGATATGGCTCGGTTATGGGGTGGTTCTGCTGGCTCTCCTGCTTGTCCTTGTCGGTTTTCGTTATAACTCCTCCATACATGGGAATTATCGGCAGGCCGCTGAACGGAATCTGCAGATTAATGAAACACTTGCCGATCTGAAGGTTGCCGGCCTTCGTATTGTGACTTCGACGAACGAAGCGGTGGTGATCCAACTGGAGCAACCGAAAAACGCTGCAAGGCCCGGCAGTGCTCTGGATGAGGAGAAGCGTGTCTTCGATCAAGGGATTGCACCCTTCCGCGCGGCCCTCCAACGGTATGACAATTACGTGGGGTTGTGGCACCGGCATGAACGGCCGATTTTTCAGGAGATCCAATCCTCCGGGGAAAAACTGATCCAGGTCAATGCCGAATATGCCTCCCTGGTCACGAAAGAAAGCCCGGCAGAGGTAATCCTGAAGGCAAAAAAAGACTCCGAGGAGGCGGAGCAGAAATTTCTCGCCGCTGTAGATGCAGCGATTGCCCGTCATCAGGGGGAGTTTCTTCAGCAGAAGCGGGAGATGGAGTTGAGGGCAGCGCGTTACTTCTACGTTGTTCTGATCTGCTGCCTTTTCCTTTTCTTGGTCGTCTTGAGCGCGGGAAGAACGATTGCAAAACGGATCTCGCGTCCCATCGAGGAACTACGGATGGCGGCGCTCCAGATTGGGAGGGGAGAGCTGGACGTCCGGGTGGAGGTGCGGGGCCGGGATGAGATCGGACTCCTCGGGGAGACCTTCAACCGGATGGCCTCCGATTTGAAACTCTTCCGTGATGCCCTTCGGGAGTCGGGGGAGTTCGCCCGGACCGTTCTCAACAGTGTTCCCGATGCGATCTCCATCATCGACCCGGCGGATTATACGATTGTCGGAGTCAACCGGGTCTTTCTGCAGGAGTCGGGGCGGACCGAGGAAGATGTGATCGGGAAACCCTGCCATCTTGTGACCCATGGAACATCGGAGCCTTGCACGGCCTTTCACAAGGAGTGTCCCCTGAGAGAAGTGATGAAAACGGGGGAGCATGTTGTCTTCGAGCACACTCACGGCGAGGGAGAGCAAGGCCGAACCGTGGAGGTCGCTGCCTCTCCCATCCGGGACGAGGAGGGAAAAATCGTCCGGATCGTTCATGTCTCCCGGGATATCACGGAGCGGAAACAGACGGAACAGGAACTGTTAGAGAAGCATCTCGAACTACAGGAGATGTACCGGATGGTGGAGGGGAGCCGCCGGGAGTGGGAGGTCACTATGGATGCCCTCGGTGAGATGATTATTCTCATCGACGGGGAAGAGAAGGTCCGACGTTATAACCGGGCTTTCCGTCTTTTCACCGGTCTTTCGGGAGAGGAACTGGACGGTGCAGGCTGGAACCGGTTCCTCACGAACACGGATATCCGCGTGGGGACGGTCTTCGGCGAGGGGGGGATGGAATTTTTTCACCTCCCCACAAAACAGTGGTTTGTCCTGAATTCCTCTCCCTACAAGGACCCCGAATCCGGCCTCTCCGGGACGGTGATTACCATCCACAATTCGACGGAGCTGAAATACATGGCCGATGAGCTGGAGGAGATCAACCGCCGGGTCGAAAAGGAACGAACGGAATTGCAGAGTGCCCTTGATCAGCTCTCCGCCCTGATTCATGGGGTGATCCGGGAGAAAAATTTCAATACAAGATTTTCCAATCCTCACATGGTCCGGTGTCACGAGGTGAAGAACTGCACGCAAAAGAATTGTCCCTGTTACGGAAAGGATGCGAACCGGTGCTGGCAGGTTGCCGGAACCTTTTGCGGGGGGGAGGCCCAGGGAGAGTTCGCGAAGAAGATTAAAAATTGTGAGGAGTGTGCCGTGTACCAGGTGGCCACCGACGATCCGATCTACCGGATCGGGGAGAACTTTAACAATATGATGCATATTCTGCAGGTGAAGAACCGGGAGTTGGAGCAGGCCTATGCCGACCTCAAATCGACCCAGTCGCAGATCCTCCAGAGCGAGAAGATGGCCTCTATCGGTCAGTTGGCCGCAGGGGTGGCCCATGAGATCAATAATCCCATGGGGTTCATTACGAGCAACCTCGGGACCCTCGAGAAATATGTGGGTAAGCTCAGCGAGTTCATCGAGGCACAGTCGGCCTTTCTGAAGGAAGCGGCTTTGCCCGATGTTCTCACGGAAATCGACGAGATGTGGAAGAAGCTGAAACTCGATTATGTGCTGGAAGATATTCCCGAGCTGATCGAAGAGTCGCTGGAGGGGGCGGAGCGGGTCAAGAAGATCGTCCAGAATCTGAAGAGCTTTTCCCGGGTGGACCAGGCCGAATGTAAGATGGCCGATCTCCATGACTGTCTCGAAAGCACCCTCAATATCGTATGGAACGAGCTGAAATACAAATGTACGGTCACCAAGGAATATGGTGAGATCCCGCGGACCCAGTGTCATCCCCAAGAGTTGAACCAGGTCTTCATGAACCTTCTTGTCAATGCCGCCCAGTCAATCGAGAAGCAGGGGCGGATCACGATCCGGACTGAATCGGATGCAGGAATGATCCGGGTGAAAATCTCCGACACCGGGTCGGGGATCCCGCAGGACAAGCTCAAGCGGATTTTCGAGCCTTTCTTTACGACCAAGGAGGTTGGGAAAGGGACGGGGCTTGGTCTTTCCATCTGCTACGATATCGTGAAGAAACACGGTGGGGAGATCGATGTTACGAGTGAGGTCGGGAAAGGGACGACCTTCACTGTCTCCATTCCCGTGGTGGCCGGAAAAGAAATGGAGAGAGTTAGAGCAAAGGAAGGGGTCTATGGATGA
- a CDS encoding glycosyltransferase family 4 protein has protein sequence MVLHPFHIVTFNSHQPYLHLFHSMPVKMDIIQLGDHHRFLQEWSETVRPLPKGWELIDRKEAGRRINAGQYDLALAHNISDYIDFNHHRIAKILLIHVSLTGRMREEKSGINRNDYLSDLRKLISSTGGKLVYISEAKRRDWGLDGDVIPHGIDLADYPDFRGDQPRILRVANNLIERAEILDYDAHRFLTAGFPSTLIGDNPKIQNARRSESWNDLKQLYATHRLYLHTAVPGCEDGFNLAMLEAMATGMPVVSTAHPTSPIQNGVNGFISDDLEYLRRKIDLLLSDREPAIRMGRKARKTVEREFSIRVFRERWEKIFREAAGRGL, from the coding sequence ATGGTCTTGCATCCCTTCCACATCGTCACCTTCAATTCTCATCAGCCCTATCTCCATCTCTTTCATTCCATGCCCGTAAAGATGGATATCATACAGCTCGGCGATCATCACCGCTTCCTGCAGGAATGGAGTGAAACGGTCCGGCCTCTGCCAAAAGGATGGGAACTAATTGACCGAAAAGAGGCAGGAAGAAGGATCAACGCCGGGCAGTATGATCTTGCTCTTGCCCACAACATCAGCGACTATATCGACTTCAACCACCACCGGATCGCTAAAATCCTTCTGATCCATGTCTCTCTGACCGGGAGGATGCGAGAAGAAAAAAGCGGTATCAACCGGAACGATTATCTCTCGGATCTCAGGAAACTCATCTCCTCCACCGGGGGCAAACTGGTCTATATCTCGGAGGCCAAGAGACGAGACTGGGGACTTGACGGCGATGTGATCCCGCACGGGATCGACCTTGCCGATTACCCGGATTTCCGCGGGGATCAGCCGAGGATTCTCCGGGTCGCCAACAACCTGATCGAACGGGCGGAGATCCTCGATTATGACGCGCACAGGTTCCTGACGGCCGGTTTCCCCTCGACCCTGATCGGGGACAATCCGAAAATCCAGAACGCCCGCCGATCGGAAAGTTGGAACGACCTGAAACAGCTCTACGCCACACACCGTCTCTATCTTCATACGGCCGTTCCCGGCTGCGAGGACGGGTTCAACCTGGCCATGCTCGAAGCGATGGCAACGGGAATGCCGGTCGTCTCCACGGCCCATCCCACATCCCCGATCCAAAACGGGGTGAACGGATTCATCTCCGACGATCTTGAATACCTGCGGCGGAAAATCGACTTGCTTCTCTCCGACCGGGAACCGGCGATACGGATGGGTCGGAAGGCGCGCAAGACGGTCGAACGTGAGTTTTCCATCCGGGTTTTCAGGGAAAGATGGGAAAAGATCTTCCGGGAAGCGGCGGGAAGAGGTCTGTAA
- a CDS encoding glycosyltransferase family 9 protein, with protein sequence MGAGIDPRKILVIRTHRMGDILQVTPMIRGLRERYPGASISVLVAEGFAEALKGNPDVDTVIPFPRVAWIDRFRSGEKIDWGGYREIRDLVRRLRRERFDLVINRQFTDFEAYLTSLIAPAALRGKVMDGQGNIRYADAVTKRVVADTMAFGRNPALVNLVDLSCEVAGVSPSERRLIFSVSPEVRTACRKRLMDRGIPPERPLYGIQPGASRSFKKVENDSLAVVVDYLVERKEGAVLLFGTGEERPAGDTLLRRLGPGADSVLNLMGETTLEELGGFLSFCNLLVTGDTGTVHVAAAVGTPTLSASYGMTYPYETAPYGLGHLILYSDLACAPCDDPDDCPHEMACRGVLRPEVMARGIDLAHALAAGEDEEVRRLRQDPIFRSVRLLYTGRAPVTPPLKLCDLRVEVPPLPVSAKPPTLDRETSHPKPALESVEVFDTLEQIRSSVSAAVDAFSGGDKGGGFQAILPVFDLMSGVIGRIGIAELPSGLLPLLNRLGQVMERMDITLLQELLVREMLPMLDEMEQRSAEDLKKMF encoded by the coding sequence ATGGGTGCGGGAATCGATCCGCGAAAGATCCTCGTCATACGAACCCATCGTATGGGTGATATCCTTCAGGTTACTCCCATGATCCGGGGACTGCGGGAGCGCTATCCCGGCGCATCGATTTCCGTCCTCGTGGCGGAAGGGTTCGCTGAGGCCCTGAAGGGGAATCCCGATGTTGATACCGTCATCCCCTTTCCGAGAGTTGCCTGGATTGACCGGTTCCGATCGGGGGAAAAGATCGACTGGGGGGGCTACCGGGAGATTCGGGATCTTGTGCGGAGACTTCGCAGGGAGCGGTTCGACCTGGTGATCAACCGGCAGTTCACCGATTTCGAGGCGTATCTCACCTCCCTCATTGCGCCTGCGGCGCTTCGGGGAAAGGTCATGGACGGGCAGGGGAATATCCGGTATGCCGATGCCGTGACGAAGCGGGTTGTCGCCGACACCATGGCGTTCGGGCGCAACCCGGCGCTGGTGAATCTCGTCGATCTCTCCTGCGAGGTGGCCGGGGTTTCTCCCTCGGAGCGTCGGTTGATTTTTTCCGTCTCCCCGGAAGTGAGGACTGCCTGCCGCAAGCGGCTTATGGATCGGGGCATTCCGCCGGAGCGACCGCTCTACGGAATCCAGCCGGGGGCCTCCCGTTCCTTCAAGAAAGTAGAAAATGATTCCCTTGCCGTCGTCGTCGATTACCTTGTTGAGCGGAAGGAAGGGGCGGTTCTTCTTTTCGGAACCGGGGAAGAAAGACCTGCCGGCGATACGCTCCTGCGCAGGCTGGGTCCCGGCGCTGATTCCGTCCTGAATCTCATGGGGGAGACGACCCTCGAGGAGTTAGGCGGTTTTCTTTCGTTCTGCAATCTTCTGGTCACAGGTGACACCGGCACGGTCCACGTGGCCGCCGCTGTCGGAACGCCGACCCTGTCGGCATCCTACGGGATGACCTACCCGTACGAGACGGCGCCCTACGGCCTGGGGCACCTGATCCTCTATTCCGATCTAGCCTGCGCCCCCTGTGACGATCCCGATGACTGTCCTCATGAAATGGCTTGCCGAGGGGTCCTACGGCCGGAGGTGATGGCCCGGGGAATCGACCTGGCCCACGCGCTTGCCGCGGGAGAAGACGAAGAGGTCCGCCGTCTCCGGCAGGACCCGATCTTCCGGTCCGTTCGTCTCCTCTATACAGGCAGGGCTCCGGTCACCCCGCCGCTCAAACTCTGCGATCTGCGGGTGGAGGTTCCCCCGCTTCCGGTTTCGGCGAAGCCCCCCACGCTCGATCGGGAAACCTCTCATCCGAAGCCTGCGTTGGAGAGTGTCGAGGTGTTCGATACCCTGGAACAGATCCGCAGTTCCGTTTCCGCCGCCGTGGATGCGTTCTCCGGGGGGGATAAGGGGGGCGGGTTCCAGGCGATTCTGCCGGTCTTTGATCTTATGAGCGGGGTTATAGGCAGGATCGGGATTGCGGAACTTCCCTCCGGACTTCTCCCACTCTTAAATCGGCTCGGCCAGGTCATGGAGCGTATGGACATCACTCTCCTGCAGGAACTCCTGGTTCGGGAGATGCTTCCGATGCTGGACGAGATGGAACAGCGTTCCGCAGAAGATCTGAAAAAGATGTTTTAA
- a CDS encoding response regulator: protein MKSRVKLLIVDDEKASRDVLVGLLANEERAITTARNGLEAKELLDRDSFDMILTDLNMPGMDGMELLRDVQRKENPPLVIMITGYASLENTLKAIEEGAYDYITKPFKLAEMEVLVRNACEKILLTREKEALAQKIRENREEIKDLTKRVTTLTNRIRQVKEREETLFLGNFDLKLPLARKALPVVYAQGERKQSYRERVITQLKKMLESGEMSEDEARKYWARFNRTGSPQDPS from the coding sequence ATGAAAAGCCGAGTCAAACTGCTCATCGTGGACGACGAAAAGGCCTCCCGGGACGTGCTGGTGGGACTGCTCGCCAATGAAGAAAGAGCCATCACCACCGCCAGGAACGGTCTGGAGGCGAAAGAGCTCCTGGACCGGGATTCTTTCGACATGATCCTGACCGATCTCAACATGCCGGGAATGGACGGGATGGAACTTCTCCGTGATGTACAACGGAAAGAGAATCCCCCTCTGGTGATCATGATTACCGGCTATGCCTCCCTGGAGAACACACTAAAGGCCATTGAAGAAGGCGCCTACGATTATATCACGAAGCCCTTCAAGTTGGCGGAGATGGAGGTCCTCGTCCGGAACGCCTGTGAAAAGATCCTCCTGACCCGGGAGAAAGAGGCGCTGGCGCAAAAGATCCGGGAAAACCGGGAAGAGATCAAGGATCTGACGAAACGGGTAACAACGCTCACAAACCGAATCCGCCAAGTGAAAGAACGGGAAGAAACCCTCTTCCTCGGGAACTTTGATCTCAAACTCCCGCTTGCCCGGAAAGCCCTGCCGGTCGTATATGCACAGGGAGAACGGAAACAGAGCTACCGGGAACGGGTCATCACACAGTTGAAGAAGATGTTGGAATCCGGGGAAATGAGCGAAGACGAGGCCCGGAAGTACTGGGCCAGATTCAATCGGACAGGGTCTCCCCAGGATCCTTCGTAG
- a CDS encoding response regulator, protein MPKNKKILIADDDRENLSVLERFLFHSGFKADLAENGAEAFERFRRNDYAMIFSDINMPGMTGIELLRKIRAEDDNTPVIMITGFPTITLAVDAIKQGADDFITKPVSLVHIEHIIRRIEKEENLRLENRRLNRKLQNKQEIEELNRKLELKVEELSIMYSISEIAHHSDDMETLFDKLVEMTKVITKAREISILLLDRDTNRLIPKRVHGMETNVPEIPIGEGLVGRVAQDKRSLVVPADLLETVAIPHASRGPFLSLPMMVKNELFGVLNISKPRSGSAFTDKELHLLQSMITKCVLALENHALYESLYDNLIDTLRSLVMAVEAKDLYTRDHSRRVTDLSILVARYMGRPRSEMETLRFAGFIHDIGKIGIQDTVLLKPGRLNDKEASIIKTHPVIGENIVKPLKFLKLEQAIVRHHHERFDGTGYPDGLSGTEIPVPARILSVADTYDAITSTRPYRTARGHNFAVAEIQRCRKSQFDPEVSEAFLECLRKYGNRKVNPGIRWDIIRQEARNVS, encoded by the coding sequence ATGCCGAAGAACAAAAAAATACTGATCGCCGACGACGACCGTGAAAATCTCTCCGTGCTGGAACGATTCCTCTTCCACTCCGGTTTCAAAGCCGACCTTGCGGAAAACGGTGCGGAGGCATTTGAACGGTTCCGCCGAAATGACTATGCCATGATCTTCTCCGACATCAACATGCCCGGAATGACCGGGATCGAACTCCTCCGGAAGATCCGGGCGGAAGACGACAATACGCCGGTGATCATGATCACCGGATTCCCGACCATCACCCTGGCCGTCGATGCGATCAAACAGGGGGCCGATGATTTCATCACCAAACCGGTCAGTCTGGTGCATATCGAGCACATCATCCGGCGGATCGAAAAGGAGGAGAACCTCCGACTGGAAAACCGTCGCCTGAACCGGAAACTTCAGAACAAGCAGGAAATCGAGGAGCTGAACCGGAAACTCGAGTTGAAGGTGGAGGAACTCTCCATCATGTATTCCATCAGCGAGATCGCCCATCACTCCGACGACATGGAAACCCTCTTTGACAAGCTCGTGGAAATGACGAAAGTCATCACAAAGGCACGGGAGATTTCCATCCTGCTCCTCGACCGGGATACAAACCGACTCATTCCGAAACGGGTTCACGGAATGGAGACCAATGTGCCGGAAATCCCCATCGGGGAAGGCCTGGTCGGCCGGGTGGCCCAGGACAAAAGATCTCTCGTCGTCCCCGCGGATCTGCTGGAAACGGTCGCCATCCCCCATGCTTCAAGAGGCCCTTTTCTTTCTCTACCGATGATGGTGAAAAACGAACTCTTCGGGGTCCTCAACATCTCCAAGCCGAGATCGGGAAGCGCCTTCACCGACAAGGAACTTCATCTTCTCCAGAGCATGATCACGAAATGCGTCCTGGCGCTGGAAAACCATGCCCTTTATGAAAGCCTCTATGACAACCTGATCGATACCCTCCGTTCCCTGGTGATGGCCGTCGAGGCCAAAGATCTCTACACCAGGGACCATTCCCGCAGGGTCACCGACTTGTCGATTCTGGTGGCCCGCTACATGGGACGCCCCCGTTCGGAGATGGAGACGCTCCGCTTTGCCGGCTTTATCCATGATATCGGGAAGATCGGGATCCAGGATACGGTCCTTCTGAAACCGGGAAGACTGAACGACAAGGAAGCTTCGATCATCAAGACCCACCCGGTGATCGGCGAAAACATCGTCAAGCCCCTGAAATTCCTCAAACTTGAGCAGGCGATTGTCCGGCACCATCATGAACGTTTCGACGGAACCGGTTATCCCGACGGATTGTCGGGAACGGAAATCCCCGTCCCGGCACGGATTCTCTCCGTTGCCGACACCTACGATGCCATCACCTCCACCCGCCCCTACCGGACTGCGCGTGGACACAACTTCGCCGTGGCCGAGATTCAGCGGTGCCGAAAGAGCCAGTTCGACCCGGAAGTCTCCGAGGCCTTTCTGGAATGCCTGCGTAAATACGGCAACCGGAAGGTCAATCCCGGAATCCGGTGGGACATCATCCGCCAAGAAGCACGAAACGTCTCCTGA